One window of Natrinema sp. SYSU A 869 genomic DNA carries:
- a CDS encoding ester cyclase produces the protein MQSDEQDLKEIARRYVEAAWNEADVDTMEDVLTEQQVYHDPTGSGEEPLSEFKSFILGYHETFPDLHFEVDRYIQEDDYVAFWGQVTGTHEGPFMGIEPTGETIDIMGINVVRVKDGKVAERWANFDLFGILQQIGHDPLGRAEP, from the coding sequence CGTCGAAGCCGCATGGAACGAAGCTGACGTCGATACGATGGAGGACGTTCTCACCGAACAGCAGGTGTACCACGACCCGACGGGGTCCGGGGAGGAACCGCTCTCGGAGTTCAAGTCGTTCATCCTCGGCTATCACGAGACGTTTCCCGACCTCCACTTCGAGGTCGATCGGTACATCCAGGAGGACGATTACGTCGCCTTCTGGGGCCAAGTGACAGGGACGCACGAGGGGCCATTCATGGGTATCGAACCAACGGGTGAGACCATCGATATCATGGGTATCAACGTCGTCCGCGTCAAGGACGGGAAGGTCGCAGAGCGCTGGGCGAACTTCGATCTCTTCGGAATCCTCCAGCAGATCGGTCACGATCCGTTGGGGCGAGCGGAACCGTGA
- a CDS encoding tyrosine-type recombinase/integrase, which translates to MTADRTRSRDRNSAGKTVEETVERYLEKKLESGGSRATMKPVLKDFAMFCEDEGIELVADLDSGDCREYGLELREDYIDGEIAGSTANTYFAYVRAFLSFCVRDELLDTNPAQTERAEEFLPEDKPTGETQFWDPAQRDRLIAYANERIDMAREETIDVPLERAYRDRTIVILLAELGLRGAELFRDRNDADREGLWWDDVELERGRLEVYGKSRELEPVGLTEAAHDALSRLQRVQEPPTDDWPLFPTDHAASKYAAVDEATGERPEPGSDIDAILRDQEIAPPSITKEAGRQILKQLTDEAGIEVDGDAEYLQPHGARRALGAELYEKGHSELAQKALRHESIETTHKAYSDIQAENVAESIDEIRE; encoded by the coding sequence ATGACAGCCGATAGAACACGCTCTCGAGATCGCAATTCAGCGGGGAAGACCGTCGAAGAGACGGTCGAACGTTACCTCGAGAAGAAACTCGAGTCTGGCGGCAGCCGCGCCACGATGAAACCTGTCCTCAAGGATTTCGCTATGTTCTGTGAGGACGAAGGAATCGAGTTGGTCGCTGACTTAGACTCGGGCGACTGTCGGGAGTACGGCCTCGAGTTGCGCGAGGACTACATCGACGGGGAGATCGCCGGGTCGACGGCGAACACGTACTTTGCCTACGTCCGAGCGTTCCTCTCGTTTTGCGTTCGCGATGAACTGCTCGATACGAACCCCGCACAGACTGAACGCGCCGAGGAGTTCCTGCCCGAAGACAAGCCAACCGGTGAGACGCAGTTCTGGGACCCAGCACAACGCGACCGACTCATCGCCTACGCGAACGAACGCATCGACATGGCTCGTGAGGAGACCATCGACGTCCCGCTTGAGCGGGCCTATCGCGATCGGACCATCGTAATCCTACTCGCTGAGCTCGGACTACGCGGTGCTGAACTCTTTCGCGATCGTAACGACGCTGATCGCGAGGGGCTTTGGTGGGATGATGTTGAGCTCGAGCGTGGCCGACTCGAGGTGTATGGTAAGTCCCGTGAACTCGAACCCGTCGGACTCACTGAGGCTGCACACGACGCATTGTCGCGTCTGCAGCGCGTCCAAGAACCACCGACTGATGACTGGCCACTGTTCCCCACGGATCACGCTGCGAGCAAGTACGCTGCCGTCGACGAGGCCACGGGCGAACGGCCAGAGCCGGGCAGCGATATCGATGCGATCCTCCGCGACCAGGAGATCGCCCCGCCGTCGATCACGAAAGAGGCCGGGCGACAGATCTTGAAACAGTTGACCGATGAGGCTGGTATCGAGGTTGATGGGGACGCTGAGTATCTGCAACCCCACGGTGCGCGGCGTGCGTTGGGTGCTGAATTGTACGAAAAAGGCCACTCCGAACTGGCTCAAAAGGCGCTCCGGCACGAGTCAATTGAAACCACGCACAAGGCTTACAGCGATATCCAGGCTGAAAACGTGGCTGAGAGTATCGACGAGATTCGGGAGTAG